The following coding sequences lie in one Lepeophtheirus salmonis chromosome 11, UVic_Lsal_1.4, whole genome shotgun sequence genomic window:
- the ScsbetaG gene encoding succinate--CoA ligase [GDP-forming] subunit beta, mitochondrial, whose product MSCTSTSGLLFRRIFHQNKHPRRCLNLLEYQSKGLLEGHNVKVQKFLMAENDAEAIAIPKKFPCDEYVIKAQILAGGRGKGIFDNGFKGGVHLTKDKRQVASLCSNMLGHSLITKQTPPAGIPVSKVMVAEAIDIKRETYFCILLDREYNGPVIVASPDGGVDIEDVAERTPERIKKIPISISTGCTHEIAQDVAAFLGFEGELKEQCAGQIKNLYDMFIKVDCVQLEVNPLAETTDGMIYTADAKLGFDDNAEFRQKNIFKMEDTTEMDPREVEAAAHNLNYVQMDGNIGCLVNGAGLAMATMDIIKLYGGDPANFLDVGGSVQEEQVKEAFRIITEDSKVKAILVNVFGGIVNCATIANGVVNACKSINLNLPLVVRLEGTNVEAAKKILEESGLPIQSAADLDDAAKKAVKALGK is encoded by the exons ATGAGTTGCACCTCCACGAGTGGCCTTCTTTTCCGTCGGATATTCCACCAGAACAAGCATCCTCGTCGATGCTTGAATCTTTTGGAGTACCAATCCAAGGGCCTCTTAGAAGGACACAACGTCAAagtccaaaaatttttaatggCAGAGAACGATGCGGAGGCCATCGCCATTCCCAAGAAGTTTCCTTGTGATGAATATGTGATTAAGGCCCAGATCCTTGCGGGGGGAAGaggaaaaggaatttttgacAATGGGTTCAAGGGAGGCGTTCATTTGACCAAGGACAAGCGTCAAGTGGCCTCTCTCTGCTCCAACATGTTGGGCCATAGTCTCATTACGAAGCAAACCCCTCCAGCCGGAATTCCCGTGTCTAAAGTGATGGTGGCTGAGGCCATCGATATCAAGAGGGAAACATACTTTTGCATTCTCTTGGACCGCGAGTACAACGGTCCTGTTATCGTTGCCTCTCCTGATGGTGGTGTAGATATTGAGGATGTTGCTGAAAGAACTCCCGAAAGAATCAAAAAGATCCCCATTTCTATCTCCACTGGGTGCACTCATGAAATTGCTCAGGATGTGGCCGCTTTTCTTGGATTCGAGGGAGAACTCAAGGAGCAGTGTGCTGGTCAGATCAAAAATCTCTACGACATGTTCATCAAAGTGGACTGCGTTCAATTAGAGGTCAATCCCCTCGCTGAAACCACTGATGGCATGATTTATACAGCAGATGCTAAATTAGGATTTGACGACAACGCTGAATTTcgacaaaaaaacatatttaaaatggaaGATACAACGGAGATGGATCCAAGAGAAGTCGAAGCAGCTGCTCATAActtaaattatgttcaaatgGACGGGAATATTGGATGCTTAGTGAATGGTGCTGGCCTTGCCATGGCCACTATGGATATCATCAAACTCTATGGAGGTGATCCAGCCAATTTCCTTGATGTTggaggcagtgttcaagaggagcAAGTAAAGGAAGCATTCCGTATCATCACGGAAGACTCTAAGGTCAAAGCCATTTTGGTTAATGTTTTTGGAGGGATTGTAAACTGTGCCACTATTGCAAATGGAGTTGTCAATGCTTGTAAGTCTATTAATCTTAACTTGCCATTAGTTGTGAGGCTTGAAGGCACCAATGTTGAAgctgctaaaaaaatacttgaagaGTCTGGACTCCCTATTCAGAG tGCTGCGGATTTAGATGATGCTGCGAAAAAGGCTGTCAAGGCTCTTGGCAAATAA